The following is a genomic window from Branchiostoma lanceolatum isolate klBraLanc5 chromosome 10, klBraLanc5.hap2, whole genome shotgun sequence.
tttccgCGTCTCTCTCTCCCATATTAATAATTCATAAAGAACAGCAAGAGCAGGACCTCCTGTTGACACATCGCCGTGGTGCACACGCTATGAAGAAAGGAAATTCATCTATTAAAACCCCGTAAAGAGCACGTGGGATTTGTTGACAACCTTTAAGGTGCAGTCTCTTTTCAACTTGCTTTATCTGTAGTTGGACAGACCATCCACCGCCCGTAGTCCGAAGCCCACAACCAACAAGCCATAAGCAAGGGGCTTTGAATGAAAGAGGGTTTGTCAACGCTAGGGCTTCAACTGGTTTTCTTGTTAAAAgtgataaaagaaacaaaaacattatcttGCTTCGGACACGAACAAGAAAAGCCTGGATATAATCGAAAATGCACACGCCTTTAGCAACGCTTTACGAGTGGTGGTTATCAGCAACAGATATCCGTACCGGAGTCCAAAGTAACCCGAGGGGGAAGGATGATGTACAAAGATGTGGTTCGTCGGCTACTTGTAAAGGCAGATCGCTAAAGATTGATGTTTTTTCTGTCCAATCGGAGTTTAGATCCTCGGGGCAAGAAAACATAGCAGGTATAAAGGTACATCAATAAAACGGGTAGGGAGAGCTGATAATCAAagacctgtacatgtgtagttgAAATATGCAAAAATCAACTTATCTTATATTCAAGATACAATTTTATAGAAATCTTACAATACATAGGTTCAACTTCTTGTCACTTTAaacattttttgcaattttaGTGTTTTTTCCCTGTATTTTGTAGAGAGATAATCCATATCGATTCCTGAATGTGTGATGGTTAGGATTCTACACGAGCCTTCAGTTTGAATACCGAATGGCGAAATAAAAAGCCCCGGCATGTTAAACTAAAGGAAGGCACGGGAAGTAATTAGAGTGTATGTTAGATGGGGCAACCGCTTTATTACCGCGCTGTTAACCTAGTTTACACCACATTATCCTAAAAACTATGTCCTGTCATCATGAAATATGCAAGGCAATTCATTGGGCCTGCCTAGATATTGATCCGGTTTGACCAGTCTATTTAAAAGGTTTTATCCGTAGAAATCTATCCTAGATGAAACGACGGTTGTTACGGACTTACCCCTCCCCCTTACAAATCGATTAGCCCATTTCGTTTTGAAAGGATGCTTTACGAGGATACGGGCTGATGGATTTTTTTCCCTGGAATTTTTCATCTCGTCCAATCATTGGGCAATCGGATACTCTAGACGGGCCAAAATGACTTAGTAAATACTGTTAAGGAAGGGAAACGAGAGGTAGAATGGTGATAAGAGCAACTGTATTCAAAAGCGATGTTTCCTGGAATTGAGGTAAACATCATAGTTTCTTCCTGGAAGACTTCATCTCGTGCAATAATTAAGCAATCGATCGGGTACTCGAGACGGGCAAAAATGACATAGTAAATACTGTTAAGGAATTGAAACGGGAGAAGGGATTGTGATAAGATAAACTTAAAAGCGATGTTTCCTACAATTGAGTTTTTCCCGGAAGATTTCATCTCGTGCAATCATTGGAAAATCGGGTACTCGAGACGGGCCCAAATGACTTACTAAATTCTGTTAAGGAATTGAAACGGGAGGTAGAATTGTGATAAGAGAAACCGTTTCTAAAAGCGATGTTTCCTGCAATTTAGTTTTTTCCCGGAAGATTTCAGCTCGTGCAATCATTGGAAAATCGGGTTCTTTAAGACGGCCCAAATGACTTACTAAATACTGTTAAGGAATGGAAACGAGCTAGAAATGCTGACAAGAGGAACAGTATCTAAAAGCGATGTTCCTGGAATTGAGATATACACCTGCTTTTCCAGGAAGATGTGATAGACTCCGGAGTTAGCATATCGACAGAACAGATGGTAGACTATACATCAACAGCAGACAAACTTTAAGACATGAAATCTCCCGCCGTCACGACGCGACGTAACGTAACCTGTCTGGGCCCTCCTGCTGGGAATACAACTAATGCTTCTGAAATTAAAACATCCATTAAGTGCAACAAACAACTAATGGTTTTGAAAAACCACAACTGACAATCGGGGTTACACCTCCACTTTCCACTAGCGGCTGCGATCGCTGGCCGAAAGGTTTTAAAGATCGCCGCAAAAAAATTCATAGAAAGacttttgttacgttttgtgtgtcttGTCTTTTAagacatacttttacatcttgcatcattaTCTAGataatgaaatcaagggtcacacaaatcaaattttggtcGCCGTGTGGTTGCTCGGCGACCGCCATAAGTAGAAAGGGAGCCTAGCTGATTGTGTCAAAGACCTAGACAGAGTATGTAGTATGGTAACATTTATGGCTCATATTTATTGCACCTGGCTCTTAATTCGCTTGCTGTACATATTTCTCCCTCGGTGAATGTTTTGTGTCGGAACCTTTGTTAAAGACATTCAAGCAGAATATCAGCAATTAAGTATTCACGCCCCTGTCTCCCTTAAGACCACGTGAAATATCAAGGCTGGCGACTCGGCAATTAAAAAGCAATCATTTCAAAATTGCGATTTCCATGGTTTTATACAGCAATAATTTGCTGATTTCCTTGTAATGACGAATATACGATGAAATCTGCATGTCAAAAATACGGTCAattttatactgtaaatcagcCCAACTGCACAGCGATGTTTtctgagagaaagagagagagagagagagagagagaaagaaatggagaaagagagagaaagagagagagagagagagagagagagagagacgtttCACGCTTTTGTTTTTGCAGAGGATCCATCTTGTCACCTCCATTCTATATGATCAATGACGGTACTCCTCGAGCAATTTCGGCGGTAAATCGCATTAATTTATAATGGGATGCAACAGCAACGACTCTTCGTAATGAGACACGTGCTCGGAAAACTAAATACACCGCAATAATTAATTAAGTACATCTACACTTAATATTAAATCTCCAACAATCTAAAATTTCTACCAGCTCATCACGATTTAAGATTGTATAGATGGCTTTAAGAGAAATAATACCAGAAGTTCCAGCGGTTCCATTTTGGGGTAGCAAACTAGTGCAGAAAATCGAATATCTCCACGCCAGATGGTATGGCTGATAAAAGCCCCATTATACAGCAATAGCCAGGTTAATTACCAGCGGCGTGTAATTTTCCTGGTCCCTGAATCAAAGAACGAGATAATTGTGCCCATAAAGCTATTTCCCAGCGTTTCCCCGTGCAGAAATGCATGATAATTGCTTAGCGTTGCGAATCGTCTTTGGTTATTAGATGCGGTTGATTGTTCCCATTGTTTTCAAGCACCCTCGTTGATTTTCGTAATTTTCGCCTGGGAATTTACGCACGTGCCgtgtttcaaatttttacaAGCCACTGTTGAACGTTGGGGATTAACCGCCACTATCTTCAAATATGACTTGAATTGGTATTGAGAATACATGAATAACTGTAATAAGAATCGGTGTTTTGATATTTTACCTGTCTACTTTGTTTTAAGATGCAATGCCTCTTAGGAATAGGCCATTAATTACGTAGCCTTCGAAAACAAATCAGTATTTTGCTGCATGAATAACATCCAATCTGCACACGGCAAGATAGATCGCTTGACGCTAGTTAGTATTCCACGGGTACCCAGGGAAAAAATGTGTTTGATGTGCAATCTTTGACCTAAATATGAATCCACATACGGCTCTCTCGCAAAAATGTGCAGGTACAGAATATATCCAATCACGATAATAGACAGCCATGGGGAGAACTTCGCACTTTGTACAAATTTATGTGCCCTTAACGCACGACAAGGTAATCATCACTGGCGCCACGCCACCGGGAACCGCTTCCGACCACTATTTAGTCTATGAGTTGGCTTCCTCTTTAGGGGTTGTCATCACTGCGATGTACACAGGAGGAAAGATGACGGATAGCTATGGCTTGGGAGAAGAGGGAAAATCGATTTGAGGCTAATCTATGGCGATGATGGGGTTACCTACACGATGAAGAAGCATCCATCTCATTCGGTGTATCTCTCAGAAGCGGTCGTAGGGGTCAGCGGGACGAGATGGATTGTCAAACGCAATATTCAAACATAACACAGAGTGTCCGCCTCAAGTTAATATTGAAGAGGATGAAAATTACTTTTTACTATCGCTTAGATTGAAAGGTTTAATGCTGCCATGACCTTTCCGAGAATCAATACCGTCTATAGACCTCGTTGATGTATTAAGGTTGCCCTCTATGTGCATATTCAGGGAGGGGGTAGCTGCTGTAGATAATGGGAGAGTGACCATGAAGGAATGAGGAATATCATTACGAGTTTACGATGTTTACTCACAAAGAACAAAATACTTTATTACAAATAACCATAATCGTTTGCTCAACTTGGTTTGTAATGTGTAAGAACAGCAACGATTTGTGCTGAATGTTGGAATGATGTTCGTGATTTTATTATAATGTTTAACTCCACAGAAGGGAAACATCTTGTTTTTGCTTCGTTTCTTCCTCTACTAAACAAATAAGGCAAATGGCATgtaccagacggctgtcaccatagCTACTTGtgaagtagcagacaccctgtggcgTTCCATTACATTATGTAACAAGTGGTAGGACAGAGCTgaaggggctggtcaccatatatgaATGTTTTTGGGTAAGAATAAACAAAGCAGCTTGTTAAGCATTACCATGTATTAGTGAACAGTATGTATTGCCAAGTTCTAATGTGCTTTGCGTGCATGGTGTAATTCTTTTTTAGTGGCTCATGCACAGACGGGACTACAACTGACTCTACCGGCCAAAGTCAACGCCATAGCCGGTGAAGATGTTGTTATCCCGGCGACTTACACCACAACCAGGCAGCTCAACCTCATAGAGTGGATCAAACGAGACAGCGTCGATCAGAAGGCAACCCAAGTCTACACCTTCAACCCATTGTTAGGGAACTCTAAGTCTTACGGACAGTTTGCTGGTAGGGCGCGTATCGAGGATCAAGCATCTTTACGGATCATGAGGGCTACTTCTACCGACGCTGGCAGATACTTCCTGAAGATCATGACGGATGATCTGGTCACTGAAGAGGCGATCACTGAGCTCGTGGTGTTAGGTGAGTCCATAGTTATAAGAAGGCTTCTGGGGGAAGCTTTAGAATCTATTGAGCGGCGTAATGATTCGACTTATTCTTGGGCTTATCTAGTTATGTCTTGTcaaggaaaaagaaaacgttTGAAAGTAAGCGAAAAGTGGCGAtgtgttactctccaagcagaggttgttggtaaagattgtgatgtttttatcatatgccccgttttatGTGCAAACTCCCCGGCTTCAACAACATATGATAAGAAAGTCACAAGTTTCCCCAACCACTTCTGCTTGGACAGTGGCAATTTGTCACATTATCATTGTAGTTTACTGGCCTTTGCTACATGGCCCGAGAGAGATGGTTAACACAACACTACACGACCGCAAGAGGAGTGATTTTCATTCGGATAGTCAAAAACAGTCAGTGACATTTATTATAAACATGTCTAAGCTTTCGGAGGGAGGGAAATTCCTCATTCTGTCCTTTTCTACCACTCAGAAATGCATACAAAGAGAATAAACATGCAGCCAGTATTGATATTCACCATTCCCACATTTGTCTTACAACTTACAACAATCTCCTGACATTATCTCTATACATAAAATAGGGGCATTTGTGACATATTTCAAGTACAGACCATTCTAACAGGACGTATGAAGGTCAATGGCGAATTTCTAGTGCCCTTTTCGTTTTAATTGCGCCCCAGTCAATCAATTGCCTTGTTGGACCAGCTGAATACAGATCAGGAGACAAGAGTAGTGAATAGCCTACATCAACTCTAATGTCTAATTTGACTGTCACCAGCACACGCATATTTACCTCACCATTTTTCCAGAAACTGACAGCAAGATTCATCTTCCATTCGTACAGATCTTTATCTCGCCGTAGCCTTGGGCTTGCACAACACGATTCAATTCTTCATTACAGCTGTCACATAGCCCTGTACGAATGCATGCCCGTAAGGGTATGTTACTTATAGCACTAATCATCAAGATAGTCACATACGTTGGGAATTTTTGACGTTCTTCTATCCTTTAAATATCCTACCAATAAGCGATATTGCTAGTGGCTTTCTCTCGCATTTCCCACATAAATATTCCACCCATCATGTCATTGCCTACCGTAAACTTATCCTCAAGCCAATTTCATCAGTGAATGAATCTAGATGATGTTAAATCCTATGTTGCCTAAAAACCTAATTTTGCGCCATGTACACCCGAGGGTGAGCTGATTTTTATTAACTGTTCCTGTTGAGTTGGAATATGGATTTTAGACTAAGACGCGTTTATCTCTTGAAAGACGTGACCTTTTCGGAAAATTGAACACGGTGCGAGGAGAAGATAAATCACAGCCCGGGTTCTCAACCGCCTTCAGGCATGATAGCACTCTCGGGATCCGGCGCTTTCTATCTAATATGCTGTTCATTACCCAGTAGAAAATCCCATTCTTAAACATTAGATACAGTCAAAGTGTGGCAAAAAATTGAATAGTCATTTCAACGTTATGAAAGCACTGTTAATGCTCTTCCGTGTTTCCTTAGAGGATCAACGTTACCCAAGATGACATGTTCAACCTAAAGCAAGGGATGCTGTTGCTCTGGCAGCCTTACCAGTAGAAAATCCCAGTCTTAAACATTAGATACAGTCAAAGTGTGGCAAAAAATTGAATCGTCACTTCAACGTTATGCGAGCATGCTGCTGATGTTGTTCAAATTTTCGTGTTTTCTTAGAGGATCAGCGTTCCCCAAGATGACAGGTTTAATGTAAAGCAAGAGATACTGTTGCTCCGGTGGCGTTACCCAGTAGAAATCCCATTCTTATACATTAGATATAGTCAAAGTATGGTGAAAATTGAATCGTCATTTCAACGTTATGCAAGCAATGTTGATGtccttttttttgctttaaatTGCTCCGTGTTTCTTAGAGGATCAGTGTTACCCAAGATGACAGGTTTAACGTAAAGCTAGGGATGCTGTCGCTCCGCTTACTTCCCAGTAGAAAATCCCAGTCTTAAACATTAGACACAGTCAACGTATGGCACAAAATATATCGTCAATTCACCGCTGTGCATGCAAACATTGTTGATGCTCTTTTtccatgttcttttttttaacttaTCAGCATTATCAAATATGACAGTTTCAATGGAAATTTAAGGAATCCGATGTACTATAATTCTCTCTTGAGTGTACATTATGTCTTATAAGTTGACATAATCATTTTTCGTAAAGCCAAGCCAAGAGAAGAGACACGTTTATATTTACAAATATTGCTAGATCTGTTCGCTGGTGAATATCTATAACAAGCTATTTGTCTTCTTGTCATCAGTCCCACCGGAAGTAAAGGTGAGTCCTCCAGGTTCACTTGTCGTCACATCCGGTAAAAGCGTCACTTTCAAGTGTACCGTCTACAACGGCAGGCCCAACAACATCACGTCCCTGTGGTGGGAGAAGGACAACATGCCGATAGAGCATCTGAGGCTTGACGGGATGAAGTACTCGGGTGGGACGACGAAGATGCCGTCTCTGGTCGTGCGGTTTGTGGACAGGATGGATGCGGGAAGGTACACGTGTAAGGTCCGGCACCCGGCTTCTTCACGCCCCATCAAAGCCAGCTTGACTCTGAAAGTTTTATGTAGGTATTTATATTAACCAATCACGTAAAGcgagtatctcactggacttgcAGCACGTTTGCGACCAAGCGTTTCAcggagcgctcaacgaatttcatcgataaaagcGAATctgtttacgctttgtgtgttttgttttctttttagtcATAGTTGTAGATTTTTTGCAAATCAtgcccattataaagtcaagggtaacacaaatctaatttagaTCGCAGCGAGctgtcgccaacgtgccacatTACAGTCAGATACCCGCTTTAGATATGTATGTTTTCACTCGATACACATCAAACCCATCCATATTACATTCTATGACTGATGTTGCGACAATGACAACGTGTACATTTGACCAACTAAGCGTATCGGAATCAAATTGACATATTAATGGTGTTGTTTTTGCATGCTCACGTCGCGTATGAAAACAGAAGTGAGGAGATAGAGTACAGgtcttaaaaaaaataaaaataaaaaaacatcacTTGACCAAAATCAAATTTATAGAAAATCTTTTACGATCTTTTTACTGTTTAGAATATAGCCACTCCAGTGCTTTTCCGGTCTTATAAATCAAGTATTTGAATACGTCTTAAACTACACCATCGTCATATGAGCCACATTTAGCATGTAAGGATGACAAATATAGTTGCGGTATTCTCGTTTATTCCCTATCATGGTGATGTATTGTCTTATTAGATGAACACAATCGATCGAAGGTATCTTTAATCTAACCAGATCCGCCCAGTGTGACGCGTATCTCCGAGTCCCTGATTGCCACAGCGGATGACATGCTCACACTAGAGTGCATCGCCGACGGCTACCCCCACCCTAACGTCACGTGGACCAGGGATGGTGTCCGACTACCCTGCAAGCCACAGAACCTACCACACAATCTACGGGCCTGTTCTCAGATCTTCGAAGTCCTGAGGATGAACGACACGGGATCATATAAGTGTTCAGCTACAAATGGAATCGGTGATGGGGACACCAAGGCCTTATTTGTGACAGTCAGACGTAAGTTCGTGGTCGAATATTTCATCAGTAAAGCTAAGTTGTTATCAGTCAGTGTGACACATTCATAACAACCTGGAGGCAGAACAGGAGGTCATGAGTAGCATATAATTTCGTATAGCAGATTGGTATTTGgagatatttgcattttaattGGGAAACAAAAGACACTTTAAACCACACAAAAAGGCTAAGACATCTCACTTTGCACAATATTATGGAGTCACATCTAAGTGTCAATTTCTAAGTTATGAACATCGTCAGCATTAAATCATATCCATTTATACAACAGCGAAATAGATTTTACCTTCGCCAACAAGAGAATGCTtttgcagcgggtgtttttgtGTGCTTGAACAGTACTACTCAAGAAACTATGGATgtattgtcatgaaatttggtatttGGTTAGGTATTGTCCTACTGTATCAAAGAAAT
Proteins encoded in this region:
- the LOC136442983 gene encoding protein amalgam-like; the protein is MKITTFRTMHAVLGSATLLTCLFTLQVAHAQTGLQLTLPAKVNAIAGEDVVIPATYTTTRQLNLIEWIKRDSVDQKATQVYTFNPLLGNSKSYGQFAGRARIEDQASLRIMRATSTDAGRYFLKIMTDDLVTEEAITELVVLVPPEVKVSPPGSLVVTSGKSVTFKCTVYNGRPNNITSLWWEKDNMPIEHLRLDGMKYSGGTTKMPSLVVRFVDRMDAGRYTCKVRHPASSRPIKASLTLKVLYPPSVTRISESLIATADDMLTLECIADGYPHPNVTWTRDGVRLPCKPQNLPHNLRACSQIFEVLRMNDTGSYKCSATNGIGDGDTKALFVTVRPPTKGLDMFTIAIATGVLVGCLWLGLCLVLLGCYIRKRQHEKERNKFAFYYNLIGRGEGAIEDKTAAAASTTDGPKPPDKPKMSPLNTGIGTLRKNKKGQDRRFARVLYPYSPTDENELQLDIDDVIEVLEGENGGWCLGYLKGRIGLFPSNYAVFLPTTEAKKAVAAQLTNIEGKGKLSI